TCGGGGTTGGACGGCGTCCTCGCCATCACCGGCGGCACCGCGCCGATCAGCACGGCCTTCGCGACCCGGCCCGCCTCTGCCCGGGCGGCGTAGCGGGCGACCTCGCCGCCGCCGGTGGAATGGCCGATGTGGATCGCGTTCCTCAGATCGAGCGCCCGGGCGAGATCGGCCACGTCGGCGGCATAGGTGTCCATGTCGTTGCCGGTGTCGGTCTGGTCCGACCGGCCATGACCGCGCCGGTCATGCGCGACGACGCGGTAGCCCTCGCCGAGGAAGAACAGCATCTGGTTGTCCCAGTCGTCGCCCGACAGCGGCCAGCCATGATGGAACACCACGGGCTGCGCGTCCTTCGGACCCCAGTCCTTGTAGAAGATGGTCGTGCCGTCGGAAGTCCTGATCGTCGCCATGCTCATGTCTCCTTTGTTGTGAGCGGTCGTCATGCGTTGGAAGGAATGCCGTGGCGGCCGCGGGCGCGGTCCTACCGGGCGGCGGCGCCGGTGCCCCGGGCGGCGTCTTCGGCGCCCCGGGCGGCGTCTTCGGCGCCCCGGGCGGCCTCGTCGATGACGCCGGCCACGACGTCGGGCTGGGTCATGAAGACGGCGTGGCTGGCCGCGACTTCGGTGACCCTCGCGCCGATCTTCTCAGCCATGCCGTGCAGCATCTTCTGGTCGAAGGCCTTGTCGTCGGTGGCGATCACCGCCCAGCTGGGCTTCTGCCGCCAGGCGGCGTTGGTCAGCGTCGTGGCGAAGGAGGCCATGGCGATCGGCACCTGCGAATCCCGCAGGAAGGCCGCATCGGCCGCGCCGGCGTCGGCCGCGAACCCCGCCGCGAAGGCGTCCGGCCGGATGAAGCCGAAGCCGTCGGCGCCGATGTCGAGCACGAATTCGGGCGGGGTGGTGAAGCCGTCATACTGCTGGGCGGTGGTCTCGCCCGCGTCCGGCGACAGCGCGGAGACATAGACGAGGCTGCGGACCTGCGGGTGGACGCCCGCCTCGGTGATCACCGTCCCGCCCCAGCTGTGGCCGACCAGGACGGCCGGCCCGTCCTGGCGGTCGAGCGCCCGCTTCGTCGCCGCGACGTCGTCTGCGAGCGAGGTGAGCGGATTCTGCACGATGGTGACCCTGTAGCCGCGGGCGGTCAGCCGGTCGTAGACGCCGCGCCAGCCGGAGCCGTCGGCGAAGGCGCCGTGGACGAGGACGACGTTGCGGATCTGCTGCGTGTCGGGGATCCGGTCGGCGGCCTCGGCGGAGGCGGCGGCCAGGGCAACGGCCGCGGCCGTCGCTGCGAGGATGCTGGTGGTGGACATGGTGCCTTCCTTTCTTTTGCGATAACGTTTATTGCGATAACTATCGTGTAGCAGCGGCTGCGATCCTTGTCCAGCCGGAATCTTATCGCGATATTCCTTTTTGCGATCGGATGCGCTACGGAGACGCCGACGGAGGTCCCGATGCCCAAGCCCAACCCGCCGCTGCCGCTCGACGAGCAGCTCTGCTACGCCATCTACTCAGCCGGAATGGCCGTCCAGCGCCTCTACAAGCCGCTGCTCGACGGACTGGGGCTGACCTATCCGCAGTATCTCGTGCTCAACGTCCTGTGGCGCGAGGACTCCCAGACCGTCGGCCGGATCGCCGATACCCTGGCGCTGGAGTCGAGCACGCTGACGCCCCTGCTCAAGCGGCTGGAGGCCGGCGGCCTCCTGCGCCGCGCGCGCAATCCCGACAACGAGCGGCAGGTGGTCGTGGCCCTGACCGATGCCGGCCGCGACCTGCGTTCGCGCGCGGGCTGCCTCGCCGACGCCCTGATCGAAACGTCCGGGCAGGCGCCCGCGCAGCTGAACGCGATGGCCGGCGAGCTGCGCCGGCTGCGCGACGCCATCTATTCCCGGACCGGCGACTGGAGCGTGTCGGGCTGAGCCGAAAGCCGACCGACCGGTTCCGAGGTCTCTAGGCAGTCGGGATCGTGCCGCCGTCGATCACGAATTCCGTCCCCGTGATGCTGGCGGCGCGATCGGAGGCGAGGAAGGCGATCAGCGCGGCGACTTCCGCGGGGCTCGACGGCCGGCCGATCGGGATTCCGCCCAGCGCCGCCATGATCCGCCGCTTCCCCTCCTCGACGCCCGCACCGGCCTCCGCGCCGACACGTTCGGCCAGATGCACCGCCGCCTCCGTCTCGATCCATCCCGGCGAGACGCGGACGACGCGGACACCCTTCGGCGACACCTCCTTCGACAGCGCCTTGCTGTAGGTGGAGAGCGCCGCCTTCGCCGCCGCATAGGCCGTCGTCGCCTCGGGCAGCGGCAGGGCGCGCTGGATCGAGGTGACGTGGACGACCACGCCGCCCCCCCGCGCCACCATGCCGGGCACCAGGGCGCGATCGAGCCGCACGGCGGGCATCAGGTTGAGATCGAGTTCCCTGCGCCATTCGTCGTCGCCGAGCGCGGCGAACCCTCCGGCCGGCGCCGACGAGCCGCCGAGCATGTGGACGACGACGTCGACGCCGCCCCAGCGCTCCTGCACCGCTCCCGCGAGTGTCGCGCAGCCTTCGGCCGAGGTCAGATCCGCAGCGACGAAGCCGACGCCGTCGTCGAGCGTCTCCGGCCGGCTGCGTGCGCTGGTCAGCACCTCGGCCCCGAGCTCGGCGAACAGCCGTACCGTGGCGGCGCCCGCACCGCGCGTGCCGGACGTGACGAGCGCCCGCCTGCCTTCGAGCGAAAGGAAGGGGATCATGGCACGATCTCCAGCGCGGCGATGCGGTCGCCGTCGAGCGTGAAGACGTAGCGGAGATCGACCGGACTGCCCGGGAAATCACCCGCGACCCGGCCCGTCACCACGGAGCGGCCATCGTCCTGCGACAGCGCGAAGGGTTCGACCGTGTAGGCGAAGGCCGCCGACGCTTCGGCCTTCCAGCGGCGGATCGCCTCCCGGCCGGAGTGTGTCCGGCGTTCGTCCGTCACGACGCCGTCGTCGCCGAAGCAGGCGGCCACGGCATCGGCGTCGCGGCTTCGGTCCGCTACGAAATAGGCCGCGATCGGCCCGGGGAGTTCGATGTTCATCCGTCGTCTCCGTCTCTTGCAGCGGCCGGCGCCATGCACGGCCGTCGATGGACGCAACATAAGGCTGGACCTTCGTCGCGATAACGGGGACAAAGCCGGATGTAACATTGCGGAATCA
The nucleotide sequence above comes from Aquibium microcysteis. Encoded proteins:
- a CDS encoding alpha/beta fold hydrolase, yielding MSTTSILAATAAAVALAAASAEAADRIPDTQQIRNVVLVHGAFADGSGWRGVYDRLTARGYRVTIVQNPLTSLADDVAATKRALDRQDGPAVLVGHSWGGTVITEAGVHPQVRSLVYVSALSPDAGETTAQQYDGFTTPPEFVLDIGADGFGFIRPDAFAAGFAADAGAADAAFLRDSQVPIAMASFATTLTNAAWRQKPSWAVIATDDKAFDQKMLHGMAEKIGARVTEVAASHAVFMTQPDVVAGVIDEAARGAEDAARGAEDAARGTGAAAR
- a CDS encoding MarR family winged helix-turn-helix transcriptional regulator, translated to MPKPNPPLPLDEQLCYAIYSAGMAVQRLYKPLLDGLGLTYPQYLVLNVLWREDSQTVGRIADTLALESSTLTPLLKRLEAGGLLRRARNPDNERQVVVALTDAGRDLRSRAGCLADALIETSGQAPAQLNAMAGELRRLRDAIYSRTGDWSVSG
- a CDS encoding SDR family oxidoreductase; translated protein: MIPFLSLEGRRALVTSGTRGAGAATVRLFAELGAEVLTSARSRPETLDDGVGFVAADLTSAEGCATLAGAVQERWGGVDVVVHMLGGSSAPAGGFAALGDDEWRRELDLNLMPAVRLDRALVPGMVARGGGVVVHVTSIQRALPLPEATTAYAAAKAALSTYSKALSKEVSPKGVRVVRVSPGWIETEAAVHLAERVGAEAGAGVEEGKRRIMAALGGIPIGRPSSPAEVAALIAFLASDRAASITGTEFVIDGGTIPTA
- a CDS encoding nuclear transport factor 2 family protein, whose protein sequence is MNIELPGPIAAYFVADRSRDADAVAACFGDDGVVTDERRTHSGREAIRRWKAEASAAFAYTVEPFALSQDDGRSVVTGRVAGDFPGSPVDLRYVFTLDGDRIAALEIVP